From the genome of Acidobacteriota bacterium:
GGGGACAGCGTCACGGGGGTAGACAGCGCGGCCTCCACCGGGACCTGCGCAGCGGGCGTCACGGACCGTTCCGCGTGCGGTGCCCGTTCCGGCCGTGATGCCGGCCGGGCCGCCGCCGCCGCCGCGCTCCACGGCTCGCCGGCCTCCGCATCGATGGCCGACGCGAGGGCCGCGACCCGCACGGCGCGGCGTGCGGCCTCTTCGCGCCGCAGCTTCAGAGCCCATGCCGACGCGGCTCCCGCGAGGACGAGCGCGACGAGTGTGATGAACCAAGACATTCCGGCCTCCGACTTCCGGCCTCCGGCATCCGGTCAGGCATCCGACCCGGATGCCGTTACCTGAGCTTGAACTCGACGGCGACCTCCACGAGCACGTCCACCGGCGTTCCGCGGCGCTGAGCCGGGGCGAACCGCCACTGGCGCACGGCATCGACGGCGCGCTGGTCGAGTCCGTAGCCGAGTCCCTGCAGCACGCGTACGTCGCCGACGCCCCCGTCGCGCCGCACGACGATCTCCAGCACGACCTCGCCCTGCAGGTTCCGCTGGCGAGCTTCCTCCGAGTACGAGGCCTTCACCTCGCGCAGCAGCCGTGGCGGCTCGATGCCGCTGCCGGGCCGGTACGGCCCGCCGCCCATGCCGCCGCCCTCGCCCTCGCCGATGCCCGATCCCTGTCCCTCGCCGAGTCCCGTGCCCTCGCCGGTGCCGACGCCGCCGCCCGTTCCAGGCCCGCGGCTATCCGTGTTGGCGGTGGACTCTTCCATGACGCCCGCGCGCGTGGTGTCGTCGCCCGCGACCGTGGCCACGGGAGCCTGCACCGGCGGCAGCGGCTCGGCCTCGGTCGGCGGCGGCTCCTCTGGCTCGGGTTCGGCGACGATCGGAGGCGGCTCCTTGCGCACGGGCACGGGGCTGGTCACGCTGCGCGGGCCCTCCAGCTTCGCCTTCGGCGGCGCGAGCCGCTCGCGCCGGCCGCCGCCGCCACCACCGCCGCCGGGTCCTGGCGTCGCGATGTAGACGAAGCGGATGGGTTCGGCGCGCGTGACCGAGAGACGATCGTCGCGCACGGTGCTCGCTAGGCCGGTGCTCGTGACGAAGACCGCCCCCACCAACACCGCCGCGTGCGCCGCCGCCGACACGGTGGCGGGCAAGAGAGGCTCGCGGGGCGCGGCGCCGCGGGGCCCATCGAAGAGCACCGCCGAGGTGGCGGCCACGTCCACGGGCCGCGCGCGCTCGGGCGTGGCGGCACGGGCCCTGATCAGGCGGCCGACCTCGACCGCATCCTCGAAAAGCAGGTAGCGCCCGTCGTGCAGCGGCCATCGTCCGGCGACGACCGCCGACTCGACGACGCCCACATCGACCCCCAGAGCCGAAGCCAGTTCGCCGGGCGTGACGACGCCGGACGTGGCGGCATTGTCGAGATCGAGGATCGGGCGCATGGCACTCCCTGAGAGGGCAAGAACCTTGCCGAATCGGCCGTCAGGAGCTTTCGTGGGAAATCTACGGAAGACGACGCGAAACGTGACCGGCGTCAGGTGGGGCGACGAGGAGGCGGTCTGCGCGTGTGCTCCACACGCTACAGCCATGTGCGGGGGGGATGACACCCATGGACGTGCTACAAGTGCTCATGCGCTTTTCAGACCGTGTTGCCATTGTCACCGGGGCGACGAGCGGCATCGGCCGCGCCACCGCCCTTCGACTCCTGCAGGAGGGCGCGTCGGTCGTCGCCGTCGGCCGGGCCCGCGATGCCCTCGACACGCTCGCCTCGAGCGCGGCGTCCGGGCGGCTGGCCGTGGTCGAGGCCGACGTCACCGCTCCCGACGCCCCTCGCGCCATCGTCGAGACCGCGTTGTCGCGGTGGGGTCGGCTCGACGTGCTCGTGAACGCGGCCGGCATCATCGGCAACGGCACCGTAGAGCAGACGACCGACGAGGACTGGTCGCGCATGATGGCCATCAACCTCGACGTCCCGTTCCGGTTGATGCGGGAAGCCGCGCCCGCGCTCGCCGCGCAGCGCGGGGCCATCGTGAACGTGTCGAGCGTCACGGGATTGCGCGCGTTTCCAGGCGTGCT
Proteins encoded in this window:
- a CDS encoding SDR family oxidoreductase, with translation MDVLQVLMRFSDRVAIVTGATSGIGRATALRLLQEGASVVAVGRARDALDTLASSAASGRLAVVEADVTAPDAPRAIVETALSRWGRLDVLVNAAGIIGNGTVEQTTDEDWSRMMAINLDVPFRLMREAAPALAAQRGAIVNVSSVTGLRAFPGVLAYCVSKAGLDQLTRCAALELAPKGVRVNAVNPGVVVSNLHRRGGMAEDSYAAFLERSKETHPLGRPGQPDEVAAAVLFLASDEAGWITGETVAVDGGRHATCAR
- a CDS encoding energy transducer TonB, with the translated sequence MRPILDLDNAATSGVVTPGELASALGVDVGVVESAVVAGRWPLHDGRYLLFEDAVEVGRLIRARAATPERARPVDVAATSAVLFDGPRGAAPREPLLPATVSAAAHAAVLVGAVFVTSTGLASTVRDDRLSVTRAEPIRFVYIATPGPGGGGGGGGRRERLAPPKAKLEGPRSVTSPVPVRKEPPPIVAEPEPEEPPPTEAEPLPPVQAPVATVAGDDTTRAGVMEESTANTDSRGPGTGGGVGTGEGTGLGEGQGSGIGEGEGGGMGGGPYRPGSGIEPPRLLREVKASYSEEARQRNLQGEVVLEIVVRRDGGVGDVRVLQGLGYGLDQRAVDAVRQWRFAPAQRRGTPVDVLVEVAVEFKLR